From a region of the Candidatus Jettenia caeni genome:
- a CDS encoding SsrA-binding protein yields the protein MEIIAKNRKAYFEYEILEKIEAGIVLTGTEVKSIRNRDVSINESFALLDNGEIYMYEMHIGQYKQGNRQNHDPKRVRKLLLHKKEISKIAGKIKQKGYTMIPLSLYFKEGLVKIELALARGKAKVDKREDLKKRAIEREIQRAMR from the coding sequence ATGGAAATTATCGCCAAGAATAGGAAAGCATATTTCGAATATGAGATCCTGGAGAAGATCGAAGCGGGTATTGTACTTACTGGTACCGAAGTTAAGTCAATCCGGAACAGAGATGTAAGTATCAATGAAAGTTTTGCCCTTCTTGATAATGGTGAAATTTATATGTATGAGATGCATATTGGGCAATATAAGCAGGGAAATCGACAGAACCATGATCCTAAAAGGGTTAGAAAACTTCTTCTCCATAAGAAGGAGATAAGCAAGATAGCCGGGAAGATCAAACAAAAAGGATATACCATGATTCCTTTATCACTATATTTTAAAGAAGGTCTCGTTAAGATAGAGCTTGCGCTTGCCAGAGGAAAGGCGAAAGTTGATAAGCGTGAGGATCTGAAAAAACGTGCCATTGAGAGGGAAATCCAGAGGGCTATGAGATAA
- a CDS encoding putative transcriptional regulator: protein MPSARILIVEDERQTVDTLRDLFEQHGYETEVALNKQVALTILQERKMDLLILSTTVQENLGIEILQEIRKMSPSLPAIMISDQKSKRVESSSAKAGANIFIVKPFDDELILHTVENLLESRFDIPVSKKTKTYPKGKK from the coding sequence ATGCCTTCTGCAAGGATATTAATTGTAGAGGATGAACGGCAAACTGTAGATACGTTGAGAGATTTATTTGAGCAGCATGGCTACGAGACTGAGGTTGCCTTGAATAAACAAGTAGCACTGACGATTCTCCAGGAAAGAAAGATGGATCTTTTAATTCTAAGTACAACAGTTCAGGAGAACCTCGGGATAGAGATCTTACAGGAAATAAGAAAAATGAGTCCGAGTTTACCCGCTATCATGATTAGTGACCAGAAATCAAAACGTGTTGAATCTTCCTCTGCAAAAGCTGGTGCAAATATTTTTATTGTTAAACCTTTCGATGATGAGCTTATTTTACACACCGTTGAGAATTTGTTAGAATCTCGGTTTGACATTCCGGTATCAAAAAAAACAAAGACATATCCCAAAGGCAAGAAATAA
- a CDS encoding putative D-alanyl-D-alaninecarboxypeptidase/D-alanyl-D-alanine-endopeptidase, whose product MVSLLTRFMSFFRFTVRIYPYIGIFFLIIFKIFLPGIFFAINLEANTNNLNKQIQTLLKNLDLKQVSCGISVVSLKKNVSVYNYRSNNLFSVASNMKLLTTAAALDYLGPNFTYETSIEANGVITDSGKLKGDVVLKGSGDPNLSGRFYHGNILAVPESWANAIRSRGISRITGDIIADDTIFDRVYTRPSWSKNQLSAWYCAPSCGLSFNDNCVDITLISSKKPGNAVILLINPDTSYFTIVNNCIGTSDKKEHAYSMYREPETNRIFITGKFWINASPKREWVTVYNPALYLATVFKEVLEKYGILVDGTARLIDETDVADAHRERITQTTSTMGQTISVTNKRSQNFYAEQILKTLGAHVNGEGSTKSGIDILHNFMNKLGFHSDEYHIEDGSGLSKGNRFSPHMITSLLTYMYKHPHGKVLYDSLPVSGKDGGLKDRMVSPQYKNRVHAKTGYIAKVSTLSGYINTPNGDVLAFSILMNNFNNLRSIHKVQDDICRTLINYYN is encoded by the coding sequence TTGGTTTCTCTGCTAACAAGATTTATGAGTTTTTTCAGGTTTACAGTAAGAATATATCCTTACATTGGTATATTTTTTCTCATTATTTTCAAAATATTCCTTCCTGGAATATTTTTTGCTATAAACCTGGAAGCAAACACAAATAATTTAAACAAACAAATTCAAACCCTATTAAAAAATCTCGATCTGAAACAGGTATCATGTGGTATTAGCGTTGTATCTCTTAAAAAGAATGTGTCGGTATATAATTACCGAAGCAACAATTTATTTAGTGTTGCCTCAAATATGAAACTTCTCACCACTGCCGCGGCTTTAGATTATTTGGGACCAAATTTTACCTATGAAACAAGCATTGAAGCTAACGGTGTAATAACAGATTCAGGGAAACTCAAGGGTGATGTTGTCTTGAAAGGGAGCGGCGATCCCAACCTATCTGGCAGGTTTTATCATGGTAATATTTTAGCTGTTCCTGAATCCTGGGCGAATGCTATCAGAAGCAGGGGAATTTCCAGGATTACCGGTGATATTATAGCAGACGATACAATCTTCGACCGTGTCTATACCCGTCCTTCATGGTCAAAAAATCAATTGTCAGCATGGTATTGTGCTCCAAGCTGTGGATTATCATTTAACGATAATTGTGTCGATATAACACTCATTTCCAGTAAAAAACCAGGAAATGCTGTAATTCTGTTAATAAATCCGGATACATCATATTTTACTATTGTTAATAACTGTATAGGTACGTCTGATAAAAAGGAACATGCTTATTCAATGTATCGCGAGCCTGAGACTAATCGGATATTTATCACCGGTAAGTTTTGGATTAATGCATCCCCGAAAAGGGAGTGGGTAACTGTGTATAATCCGGCTCTTTACCTTGCAACGGTCTTTAAAGAAGTTTTAGAAAAGTATGGAATTCTCGTTGATGGAACTGCCCGCTTAATTGATGAAACAGATGTTGCTGATGCCCATAGGGAAAGGATTACACAAACTACTTCTACCATGGGGCAAACTATTTCGGTAACCAATAAACGCAGCCAGAACTTTTATGCTGAACAGATACTAAAAACTTTAGGGGCGCATGTTAACGGAGAGGGTAGCACTAAGTCGGGAATAGATATCCTGCATAATTTTATGAATAAACTGGGTTTTCATTCTGATGAATATCACATTGAAGACGGTTCAGGATTATCGAAGGGTAACAGGTTCTCTCCGCATATGATAACGTCTCTTCTGACGTATATGTATAAACATCCCCATGGTAAAGTATTGTACGATTCTTTACCTGTATCAGGAAAGGATGGTGGGTTAAAAGATCGAATGGTTTCTCCACAATACAAGAATAGAGTACATGCGAAGACAGGGTATATAGCAAAAGTGTCCACGCTTTCCGGATACATAAATACCCCCAATGGAGATGTGCTTGCTTTTTCGATTTTAATGAATAATTTTAATAATTTACGTAGCATCCATAAAGTACAGGATGATATTTGCCGGACATTAATAAACTATTATAATTAA
- a CDS encoding phosphatidylethanolamine N-methyltransferase, with the protein MSEHIKRVYSLYAWIYDGFFGKIFEPGRYAAFHMMNVKPNETILEVGLGTGLSLPLYPKSAHVIGIDISQEMLNKAEVKKQYYTLSNVTLYNMDASSMTFADNTFDKVIASHVITVVPDPLRILHEIKRVCKKDGEIFILNYAGCNNRLISRFEKFISPCRDKLGLGKHIDLDKLLRGAHLSIVHEQRVNFLGMCRLIKCKNNSVLI; encoded by the coding sequence ATGAGTGAACATATCAAAAGAGTATATTCGCTTTATGCATGGATTTATGATGGCTTTTTTGGAAAAATATTTGAGCCGGGAAGGTATGCCGCTTTTCATATGATGAATGTAAAGCCCAATGAGACTATCCTCGAAGTCGGTTTGGGGACTGGGCTATCATTACCCTTATACCCAAAAAGTGCTCACGTGATTGGGATCGACATTAGTCAGGAAATGTTAAATAAAGCCGAGGTTAAAAAACAATATTATACTTTATCAAATGTGACTTTGTATAACATGGATGCATCATCCATGACCTTTGCAGATAACACCTTCGATAAAGTCATTGCATCTCATGTAATCACCGTAGTTCCCGACCCACTACGTATTTTACATGAGATAAAAAGGGTATGCAAAAAGGATGGAGAGATTTTTATATTAAATTATGCAGGTTGTAATAACCGGCTTATTTCACGTTTCGAAAAATTTATTTCCCCATGTAGAGATAAATTAGGTTTGGGAAAGCATATAGACCTTGATAAGTTACTCCGGGGTGCTCACCTTTCAATCGTACACGAGCAACGGGTAAATTTTCTCGGTATGTGCCGGCTAATAAAATGTAAAAATAATTCTGTTCTTATATAA
- a CDS encoding ATP-dependent metalloprotease — protein sequence MTPKYFCKISVIFLLFLSIFTLHRIAKADFVKTENIPYSEFRKLIQENKLEEVIFYPTTIRGILKAEAEQKGKKGVTTVKVEDPNLVKELVAHNIKFSALESGGWRGSLFLLWFIPMIIFLIMISRARRGATGAGLMSIGKSRASLYIDKNTGVTFDDVAGVDEAKEELKEIIDYLQNPQKYQRLGGKIPKGVLLVGPTGTGKTLLAKAVAGEAKVPFFSMSGSGFVEMFVGVGAARVRDLFGQAQEKAPCIIFIDEVDALGKIRAAAPISGGHEERENTLNQLLIEMDGFDTRKGVIIMAATNRPEILDPALLRPGRFDRHILVDRPDIKGREEILQVHCKNVKVGKAVDIKIIAARTPGFVGADLANVVNEAALLAARMGKESVDMENFEESINRVVAGLEKKKRVMSKKELEIVAYHESGHALVAESVPGADKVHRISIIPRGIAALGYTLQLPTEDRYLLTRSELLDRLAVLLGGRAAEEMIFHEISTGAQNDLERATEIAMSMVKEYGMSEKIGPMTFQKRKSQFLEFGYSGRESSEEISKEIDNEVKKIIFDSYTRVKDILSENKGRLQILAKRLLEKEVIEGEELREIISHNLPDPKNNAL from the coding sequence ATGACACCAAAATATTTCTGTAAAATATCTGTAATATTTCTCCTCTTTCTATCAATTTTCACCCTGCATCGTATTGCAAAGGCTGACTTCGTAAAAACAGAGAATATTCCTTATAGTGAATTCCGGAAATTAATACAGGAAAATAAACTGGAAGAGGTAATCTTCTATCCGACAACGATCAGAGGGATTTTAAAAGCCGAAGCAGAACAAAAAGGTAAGAAGGGCGTAACAACGGTCAAGGTAGAAGACCCAAATCTGGTAAAAGAACTTGTTGCGCATAATATAAAATTTTCTGCACTTGAAAGCGGAGGATGGCGTGGCAGTCTGTTTTTACTCTGGTTTATCCCTATGATAATTTTTCTCATTATGATATCACGGGCCAGGCGTGGAGCAACCGGAGCAGGACTTATGTCCATCGGAAAAAGTCGGGCTAGCCTTTACATCGACAAGAATACCGGTGTTACATTTGATGATGTAGCCGGCGTTGATGAAGCAAAGGAAGAGTTAAAAGAGATTATCGATTATCTTCAAAACCCACAAAAATACCAGAGATTGGGTGGAAAGATACCCAAAGGGGTACTGCTTGTGGGACCTACCGGCACGGGTAAGACATTGCTAGCCAAAGCAGTAGCAGGTGAAGCGAAAGTGCCTTTTTTCTCTATGAGCGGATCAGGATTTGTCGAGATGTTTGTTGGAGTGGGAGCCGCGCGAGTGCGTGATCTCTTTGGACAGGCACAGGAAAAGGCCCCTTGTATTATATTTATTGATGAAGTTGATGCTTTGGGAAAAATACGTGCAGCAGCGCCTATTTCAGGTGGTCACGAAGAACGGGAAAATACGTTAAATCAACTTCTTATAGAAATGGACGGATTTGATACCCGGAAAGGGGTAATTATCATGGCGGCAACAAACAGGCCAGAGATTCTGGACCCGGCTTTATTAAGGCCCGGAAGGTTTGACAGGCATATCCTGGTAGACAGACCCGATATCAAAGGGCGCGAAGAAATATTACAGGTTCATTGCAAAAATGTGAAGGTTGGCAAGGCTGTAGATATAAAAATTATTGCTGCACGAACACCAGGCTTTGTCGGAGCGGATCTTGCCAATGTCGTTAACGAGGCAGCGCTTCTTGCTGCACGAATGGGAAAAGAATCTGTGGATATGGAAAATTTTGAAGAATCGATTAACCGGGTAGTTGCCGGATTAGAAAAGAAAAAAAGAGTTATGAGCAAAAAGGAGTTGGAGATCGTTGCTTATCACGAGTCAGGCCATGCTTTAGTTGCAGAATCAGTTCCGGGCGCTGACAAAGTCCATAGAATTTCCATTATTCCACGCGGTATTGCTGCATTGGGATATACACTCCAGTTGCCTACTGAAGACCGGTACTTGTTAACACGATCAGAATTATTGGACCGGCTTGCCGTACTACTCGGCGGGCGCGCAGCGGAAGAAATGATCTTTCATGAGATTTCTACAGGGGCGCAAAACGACCTGGAGCGGGCGACAGAGATTGCAATGAGTATGGTTAAAGAATATGGCATGAGTGAAAAAATTGGTCCTATGACATTTCAAAAAAGAAAATCACAATTCCTGGAGTTTGGGTACTCGGGCCGTGAATCAAGCGAAGAGATTTCAAAAGAAATTGATAATGAAGTCAAAAAAATCATCTTCGACTCCTACACAAGAGTAAAAGATATACTTTCGGAAAACAAAGGCCGTTTACAAATTCTCGCAAAACGACTTCTGGAGAAGGAGGTCATTGAAGGTGAAGAACTGAGGGAAATTATATCTCACAACCTCCCCGATCCAAAAAATAACGCTCTTTAA